Below is a window of Cydia strobilella chromosome 8, ilCydStro3.1, whole genome shotgun sequence DNA.
TCAGAGGCGATTACAGAAGAAGTAATAAACATCGTCAACTGCGTtaagagtgaaaaagaaaaaccTTTTGTTTGAACTAGTTATTAATTTGTTGAATTGTGTAACTTCACTTAGaactttgaattattttaatctTCTCGTGTCattgaaaatatcataaaatttgTAGGTATGCGTTGTTTAACATTAAATAACATTGGGATTGCAAATTTCACTGTTTTTGTTGAGtctttaaaaatatctaaaatattatttattggacCACCAACACCTTAAACTTAAACAACGATcggaaaaaaatacattataactatttaaaatagcTTGTTTGATACTGACTAATTATGTTTCCATAAGCTCCATCAATCTCGTATCACAATGTACTTGAAAGTTGATATGACAACTTTACCTGTTATAATTAACGAGGACACATAGCATGGCGTCCACCATCAACGGGTAGAGTTGCTCCAGTAATGTTACTAGCACCCTCACTGGCCAAGAAAATAATAACTGACGCTACTTCCTTCGCATCTCCAGGTCGTCCCAAAGCGTGCGTTTCAGCGCACTTCTTTATAAACGCTTCATATTGCTCATCATTCATGCTGCCCTCTCCTTTCTTATGCAAGCCAGTTGTTATCACTCCAGGGTTAACAGCATTAACTCTAACTCCTTTTGGTGCTAGCTCAAGAGCTACACATCTTGTGAACTGGTCCAAAGCAGATTTCGACATGCAGTAGGCAAGCACGTTCGGAAAAGATCGTAAACCCGTCACGCTCGATACGTTTACGATGTTCCCTTTAGTTTGCAAAAGATATGGCACCGCTATCGTCGTAAGATGATAAGGTGAGCGGACGTTCGTGTTCATGACTCTGTCATATTGTGCCAACGAAGTTGTCTCTATTGTCCCCGATTCTAAAACGCCAGCATTATTCACAAGAACATCAAGTTTCTGGAACATTTTAATAGTTTCGTCTATAATTTTCTTGACATCATTTTCATTTGTCATGTCAGCGGCAACTACGAGAGGTTTTTGTTTAGCTGGTGAATTCTCTTCGCATAGTTTGGCAATTTTGGACAGATTTTCCTGGTTCCTTCCAGTTATTACTAGAGATGCATTTAATTTGGCAAACTCCAAGGCAGTTTCGGCGCCGATCCCTGAACTGGCGCCAGTGATCAGGACAACTTTGTCGGTGAACATTTTGCCTAGTAAAAAAAAGGATCCGTGTTTAGGTATTCATCAGACAGATCTAGAATTTACGTCAGTTGTAAATGAATGCTAATTTGTGTGAACAAGAATGGTATGCGACGGCGGTGGTAGATTATTGGCACGTCACGTTTTGACCAGGTTACGAGTTTTTGGACTGAAAAGCATAAACCACTATTTGAAATACAGTCCAAAAGCTTTAACTAAGGTCCAATATATTTagatgtttattatttaaatgacgCAGGCCATACCAATCAATTTTGTAAAAGGTAGAAAACAAAACCCAAATCAACATACGTGCCTAGACCTACCTAACTTGtcgaaaaacttattattaatcTAACTAGACTATCCATCATACGTTAATGAGAATGgtttaagttaaaaataacggtagtattttttaaagttattgcaTTGCAACAAAGTATCAACAAGTAAACAATAAAGACTGTCCATTGAAAATCAAACTTATGTTCTGTGTTGTAAATGGCGACACAAAACATTTGCTGTCTAGGTTATAATGGTATCgtctataaataataaagcgGTCTGGAGTCTGGAGTTCCGCGGTCTGCTGACCGCTTGATTTACGGAAGCGTTCTAATCTAACGCAGACAGAGTGGCGTCCAAATCTTGcgttctattttgtttattttatcgtACGTGCAACATATCACTAAATAGTTTATCTTCCGCAAAACGAAGAATTGCTATTGTGGAGAGGCATCTAAAAAAAGCACTTTAGGTTCACCCAATAAATACAACGCGAGAAGAACAAGGTgaattccataatatttttaatttcgcaTGTGACATCACATGGATTTTCGGATAGATATTTCAAATTCTAAGTGTAAGAAGAGCAAAAAAATGTAGTTTTGAACTTACTGACCTCACTTGATTATTTTCGCAATATTAAGCcaagtatataaaatataccttTCTCTCACCAGCTCAATACATTTTTCTATGTCAAATTGACATCGCAGCAGTCTGGAGTTCTCTGTTTTGGTGGGAATAGACCTCTTGACTGCGGACATTCTGTCTGACCACCGCGGTCTGAACGCCTCCTGTGTGTGTTATAGTTAGGAGCTACCTACATTGCATAGAACGCAGAACTCTAGACCGTTCTCTGTGGGAGTGGGCTTAatcttttaaatctttattatacAGTTATCTCCTATAGAGATAATACATGTTATTTATAGCAGTAGCCATAATACtatgatatcaaaattataattgaTACATATATTCTATGCTAAAAGACAAAAGCAAGTAAACTACAcattagtttttattagtacCTAGTAACACAGAGCACTAAGAAAGGAATATTATACCACAACAAGAATGGTGAAAGGATTATTTGTAAAGCGCCAATATGAATGATTGGAAAATAAGTTGCTTCAAACGATAAGAAATCACACTTAACAATTGAAATAAAGGTGTGTCAACATCGGGACAACTATGAAGattgtaatatatgtataaatacccACGACACAGTGCTAGGTTATGTTAGCTACAAATATATCAGATCAGAAGAAAGAAACATAGACAACCCATAACCACCAgttaacttatttaaaaaagcTTGTTAACACATGAGATAAGCAAgacaacatattttttaaacttttaatcatttttttattacctaccaaAATTAACAATaggttaaattaatattttatttggttaTAAACCGATTACATCATTAATTTTCGGGatgtaatttaaattcattcctAGGTGTGATCCATTTTACatgtacttacttttattttcatttacttgctaaatttatattttatactattttaaTTACGGTTCTTATAACttcataattgtaaaataaaaccttTAAACATTGTATTACTaatgatgtaaaaaaattatgatgtaAAAGATGTGTTGAAGAAATAAGATCGTAAAAGCCTTAATTGTGAGATTTTCCATACCTAATTTACTTGAAATTGTGTAcacatacctataaaaccaaGAAAACTAAAACCTTTCCAAATACTTATGTAGCTTCCAATAACAAGATGTaagaaatatatacaaaattattACCTTGTTATGAATTATTTCTAgaacattatatgtattatgttgTGATAGATAGAGAGTATGAGAGAgatatgaaattaaatcgcatgagacccggtaatgacattaattatatgaGAGAAGTTCTAATGAATTTGTTACTTAAAGAAGGTTAGGAAA
It encodes the following:
- the LOC134743777 gene encoding 3-oxoacyl-[acyl-carrier-protein] reductase FabG-like, with the protein product MFTDKVVLITGASSGIGAETALEFAKLNASLVITGRNQENLSKIAKLCEENSPAKQKPLVVAADMTNENDVKKIIDETIKMFQKLDVLVNNAGVLESGTIETTSLAQYDRVMNTNVRSPYHLTTIAVPYLLQTKGNIVNVSSVTGLRSFPNVLAYCMSKSALDQFTRCVALELAPKGVRVNAVNPGVITTGLHKKGEGSMNDEQYEAFIKKCAETHALGRPGDAKEVASVIIFLASEGASNITGATLPVDGGRHAMCPR